The following is a genomic window from Malus sylvestris chromosome 7, drMalSylv7.2, whole genome shotgun sequence.
GAACCCTTTAGTTGAGCAGATATGGTTTGACTGAAGAAGGGATCATTTGATGTTTCGAAGAGGAACTTTACTAAACCAAAGTCTCCAACATGGGCTACCATATCTTCATCAAGAAGTACATTGCTCGGCTTCAGATCGCAATGAACAATGGACGTTTCACAATGGTGGTGGAGATAATCCAACGCTGATGCAATGTCAATGGCAATATTCAATCTTTGGATAAGGCTCAATCTCTTAATCTGGGATTGCTCCTCCTCTCTTGGATACAGCCATGAGTCTAGGCTTCCATTTTCCATGAACTCAAAAACTAAGCTTTTGAAGTCTTTTCCCTGATTATCAATGCTTGAGCACGCAGTTATGATCTTGAGAAGATTACGGTGCCTTGTGTTCCTTAAAGCTTTGCATTCATCAAAGAAACTCTTTGAAGCTCCTTTTTGTTGAAGGTTTATTACCTTAATAGCGACTATTGTTCCGTCATCAGGAATTACCCCTTTAAAAACAGAACCAAAACTTCCAGTACCAATTAGATTATTCAGAGAGAACCCGTTAGTATATTCAACGagttttgagtaggaaactCTTGTCCAATCACTATTAGAACATGAAGTTATAGGTCTATCTCTTGACTTTTTCAACACTAAACAAGAACCAAAGTAGCATGATAAAGCAATTATGAATGCAAGTGCACAAGCTAAGGGGATGACTACTTTAGGGGAAAGTAGTCTTCGAGATGAATGTTGTTTTTTGAGGGGGCATGTAGGAAGATGTAATTGTGGGATGCCACCACAAAGCCTATGATTTCCAAGAACTGAGACACCACTGACATTTACAAAAATTCTTTCTTTGGGCAACTCACCCTCAAAATCATTGTATGAAAGATTGAGATACTTAAGAGCTCTAAGCTTGCTTATGAATTCAGGAATTTGCCCAGACAAGTTATTGCTTGAAATGTCAAGAGTTTCCAAGCCTTTTAAATTTTCAAGAGATTGAGGAATTGTTCCTTCAAACTTATTACCTTGCAAATACAATCGCTCCAAACTAGTACAACTGCCGAGGGTGCTAGGGATTTCACCTGATAACTTGTTGTCTAATACATTTAGCTCCGTGAGATGCACTAGATTACCCACCTCAAAGGGCAGTTGACCAGTCAAATAATTATAAGACAGGACTAAAGAAATTGAGAGGGTTGAAAGCTCCATAAGCTTCGTAGGTATGGTGCCCGTAAGATTGTTACTATCAAGTCCAAGACTTATTAGCTTTTTGCAGTTTCCAAGACTTGGAGGTATACTACCCTCAAAGCTATTGGACCACATGTAGAGCTCTGTCAGTGAAGTCAAGTTACCAAGTGAGAATGGGATTCGCCCAGAAAATTTGTTACATTCCAAATCCAATCCCTCTAACTTCTGAAGTTTCCCAATTTCATCCGGGACACTACCACCCAAATAGTTTAGTGTCAATCCTAGATAAGTCAAGTTTAAAAGATTTCCAATGCCGTTAGGGAGACTTCCATGTAAATAATTCCACCCCAGGCGAAGATCTTGTAGTTGGGTAGAAAGATTAGCTATGGACCCCGGGATTCGTCCTCCAAACTGATTATCGGAAAGATCCAACTCCGTTAAACTAGTACAATTGGCCAAGAGACTTAGAAAATTCAATTCACCAGCTTTTCTATTTCCCAGTTGATTCTGTTCCAAGTTTAGCCAATCTAACCTTTGCAAGCTTCCGAGAGTATCACCGGGGACTGCCCCAGAAAAGCCATTTCCAGCAAGATCAAGCTTCTGAAGTCTAGAAGCATTTGACAACGATACAGGAATATTTCCTGTGAATTtgttaaaagcacaataaaatATTACGAGATTAGGAAGCATAGTGCCGAGATTTGGTGGTAGCTCTCCATGCAACTCGTAATTTTCAACAACACTGAAAAACTTTATGGAAGAAATATTATAGACCGAAGAAGGAACCATACCAGATAAATTATTAGCCTCAACTGAGAATAGGTCCAAGCCTGTTAGGTGCCCGAGTTCATTGCTTATAGTTCCATGGAAATTGTTGCGGCCAAGATTAAGAATtttcaaagaagaaaagtttCCTATCCAACCTGGGATGTTTCCACTGAGATTGTTATAAAAAAGCCATAGATGATTTAGTTTCAACAATGAACTGAGTTGGTTTGGAATGGACCCAGTAATCTGATTGGATTCAAGATTAAGAAGTCTTAGTTGTGTACAATGTGACATATTAGCTGGAATTTTCCCACGGAAGGAATTTTGAGAAAGGTTGAGATATTGCAGGCTTCGTAAACGACCCATTTCTGGGGGAATCTCaccatgaaagttgttcctcatcaggTTTAGTGCAGAAAGAAAGGTAAGATTTCCAATGGAAGGTGGTATGGAGCCTACCAGTTGTTGAGCTTGCAGGTTCAAACTCACGACCCTTTTGGCGGAACGGTGGCACGAAACTCCAACCCAACTGCAGAAATGGATGGACTGATTCCACAAGCTCATGACATGGAAAGGATCTTCAGTGATTTTCTTCTTGAAGTCGAGCAAAGCCAAGCGATCAGATTCATTTCCACGCAGAGACTGCTTGGAAATAGGGCTGTTAAGTGCTGCAGATTCCGGACATGTGACCATCCATAAAAGAATGAAACCATGCAGGAATTTCAATGAAACAAGCTTGCCCTTGGTAGGTGAATGCCCCATATATCCTTGTTCTAAAACACAGAGCTAATCAGAAAATTACCAAGTTTAACGGTTCACAAATGCATAAAAGAGAAATCATATAACATAGAAAAAGAATGTTTGATATGATGACCCACTAGAAGGTGCATAAAAGAGAAATCATATAACATAGAAAAAGAATGTTTGATATGATGACCCACTAGAAGGTGCTGCTGCGTAGACGAGTGGGCCCCAGCACTCCACCTTGTCGAATTCGGGAATGCTCGAGTGGAAGTTCTGGGTAGTTGTTGAACAAGTTGTTGTCCCCAAGAATGAAGATGACGtgaagaggagaaagaaaaaaagaaactggCAGTATGCCCAAaagaccgaaaaaaaaaattaaaaaaaatttgaacccgTAGACCTGTTTCGAACCGGCCCGTTTGAAATGGGCTGGGTTAGATTTGATTCCTAAACTCAAAATTCTTCTATTTGACCCGGCCCGTCCCGTTACATTTTAAAACAGGTAGGGTTCAGTTTCTCCAAATTTGgacccggcccggcccgtgcccagccctagCTTGATCCTTCATCATGGTTTCAAGAAATTATTTATGCCAGGTTTCAACGGATGATAGAAAAGGATAGgttatcctttttatttttaatgtttatAAGATTTGTCTGTGTCACTTGGTACTACGATTATTGGTaagtttttataaataaaagtgGTTTTTATAAATTGTTcactttataaattttttttatgtagcGGGGTTCAAGACTCTTCAATCTTCTAAATTAGTGtaacaatttcaaaattttccctTCACCTTAATATTATAATTGTGAGATGAATAACACAAAATAACTCTGCCGTAGTGGAAAAGTAGTGGTTTACTGGTTTGTGCTTAATTGTTTCGAGTTCTAACTTCTAAACATGGAGGATGCATTTTAATCGAAGTCTTGATCGAAATGGGAATGGGAGAACCAATTTCAGTTAAATTatctttccctttttaattttagttttaattttcccAACAAAAAATAAGAACTCTCAGCCGGCTCTCCATTCGTCCCTGGttggaaaaagaataaaaaaacattagttAAATGTTGTTTCATGAATCCAAAGTCTAAATCCAAGTCTGGAAAAAAACATcagttaatgattttttttattagagtTCAAAGTCTGAATCCAAGTATTGATTGAAATGGGAATGGGAGAACCAATTTTAGTTAtagtttcttcctttttttattttagttttaattttccagatttttatgttttttttgttttattttatctttaatattagttaaaatccatACAAACatccatgtcatttaatgaataaataagagccATTGGATATCATGTAatcaaaaggtttcaaaagagtgtaaaaatatttgaaaaaatattTATCCTTTGATTCTATTTAATTCCATGTAACTAAACAAAAACCTAAACTAATAGGCCCACGCTGGAATAAACCTTTTAACCTAAAAAACAGCCCCACGATGAAGAATCCCGCAAACAAGCATTTCCAAATATAATTAGGAAGCCTAATCTACtaacaattttatatttttatttttggccttCAAACCTCCAATAACAATTAGGAAAtatacaaaattataaaaagaatCACAACTAACATAAAACACGACGTATCCAATATTTTGCCTCATCTCCAATACGTAAATTATGCAATGGAAATGTTGAACTATTTGAGCCAAATGGTTGGTTGTTTCCCAAATGCATGGGTTGTTTATGGAATTTTGTTAACCTACCAGTTACAGTTGTATTTGCAGAAAgaattttttcaaattaaagTTGATCAAATCTTATCTTTGATCAACCATGTCACAAGAAAGATTGAATGAGTTAGCTATTTTATCAAATGAAACAGAACTGGTTGAAAAATTAGATTATGTAAACTTAATTAGTACATTTGCATCTAAAAACGAGGGACGtgtaatatttaagtaatgtttgtgtatttttctttttttttatattaatttttatgatatttgatgtagaaatgaatttttttttcatgtgtctagcgaattattttttttacatataaatatacaaaGAGTCGGAGGTCAAAAAATTCTAGGGCCCACTTCGAAACCTCTAAATTCTCAAGATCAACTGACACACTCCAACCATGATATCCTGAAATATCAAGGTAGGCACGTGCGGGTTGTTCATACATTCGTTGAAGCCATTTCGTACACTAGGTTCAATTTGGCAAAATAAGGATTTGGCATGACGGCGTTTGTGTTTTTCTTCAGGGAAGGAAATGCACACCTATACTTATgcatttattgtcatctttattACCTGATTTACGGTATGTTATGATTAGTTGTTTATGGTCTACGCGTAATGTTCTATCAATTTCCGCTTGCTTTCAGATGGCCTCGTATAGCACAACTGGAGTTCCGAGATGATGAACTGTATTTTCATTGTCGACGCTGGGATTAAGCTCATGGACGCTGGCTAACGTCTCAACTACATTGAAAATACTGTATGCCTATGGTATGAAGCATGAATACTTCTCAACCGCCATCAGCATCAAGATTCAAATTTATAAAAGGAAAACCTCCCCCCTCCATTGATAGGGGACAAATAATGAATAACATCATTTGTTCAtgcccaaaatttaaaaaacccAGCCAGGCTTCTCTATGATTCTCTCTCCAGGTAAACGTCAAGGTCCTCTACCCAGTTTACTAACCTAACctaatagaaacaaaactgcCTGCCCGATAATATATGCTATGACTTAGTGGACATGCTATCACACTACACGCTACCTTCATCTCCAGCTGCAAATTTTCTTCTCTGTTGATGCTCAGCAACCTTGTAGTCTACAACTTCACGAAATAGGCTTGGATCAAGCACGCAATCCTTACTCCCATAAACTGCAGCTTGGATGCTTGCCATTAGTTTCGCTATTTCTCTCCCAGAGAACCCTTCTGTCTTTGCCGCTGCTTCTCTAACCATATCATCTGTCAACCCCTTCATCTCTATCCTCTGTGGTTGTTTCTTAAACAAATTACGGAACCAACCAGATTTGCTTGATGAACCAGCCTTAGAAATGTACTTGTCCAGATACAATTTCAGCAGCTTAAAGCGTTCCTCTTCCCCAGGCAAAGGGAATTCAAGCACTTCATCAATACGATCAGCAACAGCTGAATCGAGATCAGCGGGACGGTTTGTGGCAAGGGCAAGGACTATGTCCTTGGATTGGTCACCAGTGCGGAACAGGAGAGCGTTGAGTGCACTTCTTTGAGCTTCACTCATATAGGTTTTGTTCCGCCTGCAAGTTTTGTTAAACACATTCAACCCTCTCTGGTGAGTTATCAATCGATCAGTCAGAGAGTGCAAGTTCTCCTTTTCTACGAGACTACAACGAAATTAAAACACCATTTTCATGCCTGTTAATTGAATGACTTACTCGCACAAAAATGCatcagcttcatcaatgaaaagTAGCAGACCCTGCCGTGACTTTTTGGCCCAATCAAATAACTCATGTATCTTGGTAACAGCCCTTGGTCCAAGTGGAGCAACATCCCCTCCCGTCATCAATGCATAGTCTAATCCCTAAAGACAATTTGAATCAAGCATACACAAATACGAGAAGGAAGATTATGTTAAGGATGAAGgatgaaaataaaacaaaagctgGCAGATCAAAATCATATGAGTATGAATGGAGCTGTCATGGAACAAATTACTAAAACTTTCCATTCAAGATACAGACTCTGAAGCAAAagtcaaaacataaaaactacgttgaaataatataaaaacacattaaaatcATAAACACAGTTCTAGAAGTTTTATTATAGTTAATGGCAAGTAACTACTTTCCTAA
Proteins encoded in this region:
- the LOC126630327 gene encoding probable LRR receptor-like serine/threonine-protein kinase At3g47570 — translated: MGHSPTKGKLVSLKFLHGFILLWMVTCPESAALNSPISKQSLRGNESDRLALLDFKKKITEDPFHVMSLWNQSIHFCSWVGVSCHRSAKRVVSLNLQAQQLVGSIPPSIGNLTFLSALNLMRNNFHGEIPPEMGRLRSLQYLNLSQNSFRGKIPANMSHCTQLRLLNLESNQITGSIPNQLSSLLKLNHLWLFYNNLSGNIPGWIGNFSSLKILNLGRNNFHGTISNELGHLTGLDLFSVEANNLSGNIPVSLSNASRLQKLDLAGNGFSGAVPGDTLGSLQRLDWLNLEQNQLGNRKAGELNFLSLLANCTSLTELDLSDNQFGGRIPGSIANLSTQLQDLRLGWNYLHGSLPNGIGNLLNLTYLGLTLNYLGGSVPDEIGKLQKLEGLDLECNKFSGRIPFSLGNLTSLTELYMWSNSFEGSIPPSLGNCKKLISLGLDSNNLTGTIPTKLMELSTLSISLVLSYNYLTGQLPFEVGNLVHLTELNVLDNKLSGEIPSTLGSCTSLERLYLQGNKFEGTIPQSLENLKGLETLDISSNNLSGQIPEFISKLRALKYLNLSYNDFEGELPKERIFVNVSGVSVLGNHRLCGGIPQLHLPTCPLKKQHSSRRLLSPKVVIPLACALAFIIALSCYFGSCLVLKKSRDRPITSCSNSDWTRVSYSKLVEYTNGFSLNNLIGTGSFGSVFKGVIPDDGTIVAIKVINLQQKGASKSFFDECKALRNTRHRNLLKIITACSSIDNQGKDFKSLVFEFMENGSLDSWLYPREEEQSQIKRLSLIQRLNIAIDIASALDYLHHHCETSIVHCDLKPSNVLLDEDMVAHVGDFGLVKFLFETSNDPFFSQTISAQLKGSIGYIPPEYGTGGQVSMLGDVYSYGILLLEMFTGKRPTYDMFKEGLSIYEFVATALPDHVMDVVDPSLQLDLDAGGDVNDGRYGNDMLHERTALHIRVNGRPVKEKKLEECFSAVMRVGLSCCAISPRERMHMDAAVGKMSAIRDSYLKVLEDLRRANQGSSKENELC